One Ricinus communis isolate WT05 ecotype wild-type chromosome 2, ASM1957865v1, whole genome shotgun sequence DNA segment encodes these proteins:
- the LOC8273513 gene encoding homeobox-leucine zipper protein HDG11: protein MEYGSLGGGGGSSGAGGSGSGGDHDPSDLQRRKKRYHRHTANQVQKLESMFKECPHPDEKQRLQLSRELGLTQRQIKFWFQNRRTQMKAQHERADNCALRAENDKIRCENIAIREALKNVICPSCGGPPVTEDSYFDEHKLRMENSQLKEELDRVSSIAAKYIGRPISHLPPVQPIHISSLDLSMGSFGGQGIGGPSLDLDLDLIPSTSTLPFHPLGISDMDKSLMSDIAANAMDELLRLLQTNEPLWMKSSTDYRDVLHLDTYQSIFPRPISRLKNPNVRIEASRDSGVVIMNSLALVDMFMDANKWVELFPTIVSISKPLEVISSGMMGSHSGSLHLMYEELQVLSPLVPTREFYILRYCQQIEQGLWAIVNVSYDIQQFSSQCRSHRLPSGCLIQDMPNGYSKVTWVEHVEVEDKNPTHRLYRDLIHSGMAFGAERWLATLQRMCERFACLMVSGNLTRDLGGVIPSPDGKRSMMKLAQRMANSFCSSISTSNSHRWTAISGSNEVGVRVHKSTDPGQPNGVVLNAATTFWLPVSPQNVFNFFKDERTRAQWDVLSSGNAVQEVAHIANGSHPGNCISVLRAFNSGQNNMLILQESCIDSSGSLVVYCPVDLPAINIAMSGEDPSYIPLLPSGFTICPDGRPDHGDGASTSSNAHGSMCRSSGSLITVSFQILVSSLPSAKLNMESVTTVNNLINTTVQQIKAAMNCPNS, encoded by the exons ATGGAGTACGGTAGCcttggaggaggaggaggtaGTAGTGGTGCCGGCGGTAGTGGCTCTGGCGGAGACCATGACCCCTCCGACCTCCAGAGGAGAAAGAAACGTTATCATCGCCATACTGCTAATCAAGTACAGAAGCTTGAATC aatgttcaaagaGTGCCCGCACCCAGATGAGAAGCAAAGGTTACAGTTAAGCAGAGAATTGGGTTTGACACAAAGGCAGATCAAGTTTTGGTTTCAAAACAGGAGAACCCAGATGAAG GCCCAACATGAAAGAGCTGATAATTGTGCGCTTAGAGCAGAGAATGATAAGATCCGATGTGAGAATATAGCCATTAGAGAGGCGCTTAAGAATGTTATCTGCCCATCTTGTGGGGGTCCTCCTGTCACTGAAGATTCCTACTTTGATGAACATAAATTAAGAATGGAGAATTCCCAATTGAAAGAGGAG ctTGATAGAGTTTCCAGCATTGCCGCGAAATACATAGGAAGGCCAATTTCTCACCTTCCTCCAGTGCAGCCTattcatatttcttctttAGATTTGTCAATGGGTAGTTTTGGTGGCCAAGGGATTGGCGGGCCTTCACTTGATCTTGATCTTGATCTTATTCCTTCTACTTCAACTTTGCCTTTTCACCCACTTGGTATCTCAGACATGGATAAGTCCCTCATGTCTGATATTGCTGCTAATGCCATGGATGAATTGCTTAGGCTTTTGCAGACCAATGAACCTTTGTGGATGAAGTCATCTACTGATTACAGGGATGTTCTTCATCTTGATACCTACCAAAGTATTTTCCCTAGGCCCATTTCTCGCTTGAAGAATCCTAATGTTCGGATTGAGGCATCCAGAGATTCTGGTGTTGTCATCATGAACAGTTTAGCCTTGGTTGACATGTTCATGGATGCA AACAAATGGGTCGAGCTATTCCCCACAATTGTCTCCATTTCAAAGCCCCTGGAAGTAATTTCATCTGGAATGATGGGCAGTCACAGTGGTTCTTTACATttg ATGTATGAAGAGTTGCAAGTGCTTTCACCATTGGTACCAACTCGAGAATTCTATATCCTCCGTTATTGTCAGCAAATCGAGCAAGGCTTGTGGGCCATTGTTAATGTTTCCTATGATATTCAACAATTTTCCTCTCAATGTCGATCTCATAGGCTTCCTTCTGGATGCTTGATTCAGGATATGCCTAATGGATACTCCAAG GTTACTTGGGTGGAGCATGTGGAGGTAGAAGACAAAAACCCAACTCATCGACTTTATAGAGATCTCATTCACAGTGGAATGGCCTTTGGAGCTGAAAGGTGGCTTGCTACTCTACAAAGGATGTGCGAAAGGTTTGCATGTCTAATGGTATCAGGCAATTTAACACGAGATCTTGGCGGAG TAATTCCATCACCAGATGGCAAGAGAAGTATGATGAAACTTGCTCAAAGAATGGCCAACAGTTTCTGTTCTAGCATCAGCACATCTAACAGCCATCGATGGACCGCTATTTCTGGTTCAAATGAGGTTGGAGTTCGAGTTCATAAGAGCACAGATCCTGGGCAACCAAATGGTGTAGTTCTTAATGCAGCTACTACTTTCTGGCTTCCAGTTTCTCCACAAAATGTCTTCAATTTCTTCAAGGATGAAAGAACTCGAGCTCAG TGGGATGTTCTCTCTAGTGGCAATGCAGTGCAAGAAGTTGCTCACATTGCCAATGGTTCACATCCTGGAAACTGCATATCTGTTCTTCGA GCATTTAACTCTGGTCAGAACAATATGTTAATACTTCAAGAGAGCTGTATAGATTCATCGGGTTCGCTGGTAGTGTACTGCCCAGTTGATCTACCAGCCATCAACATAGCAATGAGTGGAGAAGACCCTTCTTATATTCCATTGCTGCCATCAGGATTCACTATTTGTCCTGATGGTAGACCAGACCATGGGGATGGAGCATCAACAAGCTCAAATGCACATGGAAGCATGTGTAGGTCAAGTGGTTCACTGATAACAGTGTCATTTCAAATACTAGTAAGCAGTTTGCCATCAGCCAAGCTAAATATGGAGTCAGTAACCACGGTGAATAACCTTATCAATACCACCGTTCAGCAAATTAAGGCTGCCATGAACTGTCCTAATTCTTGA